The Chryseobacterium sp. 52 genome includes a region encoding these proteins:
- a CDS encoding GNAT family N-acetyltransferase: MITREATEQDLKVLLEFEQGIVAAERPFNSTLIDGEIHYYDLLALMQSEDCLVLVTEENNEIVASGYARIKKTENNYSDFERYAYMGFMYVKPEHRGKGVNKLLLDELINWAKSKDISEVRLDIYSENESAAKAYEKAGFSSLITTMRRKI, from the coding sequence ATGATCACAAGAGAAGCTACAGAACAGGACCTGAAAGTTCTTTTAGAATTCGAACAGGGAATTGTTGCTGCAGAAAGACCGTTCAACAGCACGCTTATCGATGGAGAGATTCATTATTATGATCTGCTTGCACTGATGCAGTCTGAAGATTGCTTGGTCCTTGTGACAGAAGAGAATAATGAGATTGTAGCCTCTGGTTATGCAAGAATCAAAAAAACGGAAAATAATTATTCTGATTTTGAGAGGTACGCTTATATGGGTTTCATGTATGTAAAACCTGAACACAGAGGAAAAGGAGTGAATAAGCTGCTCCTTGATGAACTGATAAACTGGGCAAAATCCAAAGATATTTCTGAGGTAAGACTGGATATTTACTCTGAGAACGAATCTGCTGCAAAGGCCTATGAAAAAGCAGGATTTAGCTCATTAATCACTACAATGAGGAGGAAAATATAA
- the dinB gene encoding DNA polymerase IV: MDSSFLTRKIIHVDMDAFYASVEQHDDPSLKGKPVAVGGEHRGVVSAASYEARKYGVRSAMPSKTAREKCPHLIFVPPRFTRYKEISRQIREIFHEYTDLVEPLSLDEAYLDVTENKKEIESANQIAKEIRQKIFEQTGLTASAGISVNKFLAKVASDINKPNGQKTIHPDRIEGFLEELPVEKFYGVGKVTANKMFSLGIYKGKDLKKKSLEDLIRLFGKSGGYYYNVVRGIHTSEVKPHRIQKSVAVERTFFEDLFDDQEINEKLEHLSQELHQRLQKNKILGRSLTLKIKYKDFSLFTRSFTKEQYFTSPEQYFNMGKKLWELRPFDKPVRLLGLSLSHLNTEEKKQVSIQLKIPFEEFENL; the protein is encoded by the coding sequence ATGGATTCTTCTTTTCTCACCCGTAAAATTATTCATGTTGATATGGATGCATTTTATGCTTCTGTGGAACAGCATGATGATCCTTCACTCAAGGGGAAACCTGTTGCTGTAGGAGGTGAACACCGTGGTGTGGTTTCGGCGGCAAGTTATGAAGCAAGAAAATATGGCGTACGTTCTGCCATGCCCAGCAAAACCGCCAGAGAAAAGTGTCCCCATCTTATTTTTGTTCCCCCACGCTTTACCCGGTATAAAGAAATATCAAGACAGATCCGGGAAATTTTTCATGAATATACAGACCTGGTAGAACCTCTGTCTCTGGATGAAGCGTATCTGGATGTCACCGAAAATAAGAAAGAAATAGAATCTGCCAACCAGATTGCAAAAGAAATCCGTCAGAAAATATTTGAACAGACGGGCCTGACAGCTTCTGCAGGAATTTCCGTGAACAAGTTTCTGGCGAAAGTAGCTTCTGATATTAATAAACCTAACGGACAAAAAACAATCCATCCTGATAGAATTGAAGGTTTTCTTGAAGAACTCCCTGTTGAAAAATTTTACGGCGTAGGAAAGGTAACGGCTAACAAAATGTTTAGTTTAGGAATTTATAAAGGAAAAGATTTAAAGAAAAAATCACTGGAAGACTTAATCAGGCTTTTTGGAAAATCAGGTGGGTATTATTACAATGTAGTGCGTGGTATTCATACTTCAGAAGTAAAACCGCACAGGATTCAGAAAAGCGTAGCCGTGGAAAGAACTTTCTTTGAAGATCTTTTTGACGATCAGGAGATCAACGAAAAACTGGAACATCTGAGCCAGGAGCTTCACCAGCGGCTTCAAAAGAATAAAATTCTCGGAAGGTCTTTAACGCTAAAAATTAAATATAAAGATTTCTCTCTTTTTACAAGAAGTTTTACGAAGGAACAGTATTTCACTTCTCCTGAACAATACTTTAATATGGGGAAAAAACTTTGGGAGTTGAGACCTTTTGACAAACCTGTCCGGTTATTAGGCCTCTCCCTCTCTCACCTCAACACGGAAGAGAAAAAACAGGTTTCCATTCAACTAAAAATCCCGTTCGAAGAGTTTGAAAATCTATAG
- a CDS encoding alpha-amylase, which produces MNPTMIQFFHWYSEGNGKLWKEAEKQAQYLTKLGITSVWFPPAYKGANGGYSVGYDAYDLYDLGEFDQKESLPTKYGTRNDYTKAIKALKKQNIQVIVDIVLGHKAGGDELEKFKAAKVDENNREKVISDVIEIESYTKFTFPGRGKKHSDFEWNFTCFSGVDYAEGMDSHIFKIQSEYGNDWEEMIDDEKGNYDYLMYNDIEHRNPFVREELNNWAEWYFNLTDFDGVRLDALKHISFDFYKEWLTMLRSNSGKNIFAVGEYWAPGHLSLLQKYIEVTEGCMSLFDSSLQNNFHTASHEGSSYDLRRIFDETLTQADPLHSVSLVDNHDTQPLQDLEAPVESWFKPLAYALILLRENGYPCVFYPDLYGAHYTDKGGDGNDQEIFLEKVDGIEKLLQARKDHAYGIQRDYFEDANCLGWTREGDAEHSGCAVVLSNKEAYSKPMEMGQNYIGQNFYDLLGRFEEKVIIDEKGWGNFPVPAGNVSVWIPE; this is translated from the coding sequence ATGAACCCAACCATGATTCAATTTTTCCACTGGTATTCTGAAGGAAACGGAAAATTGTGGAAAGAAGCCGAAAAACAAGCCCAATATTTAACAAAATTAGGAATCACTTCGGTTTGGTTTCCGCCTGCTTATAAAGGGGCAAACGGAGGATATTCGGTAGGATATGATGCCTATGACCTGTATGATCTCGGAGAATTTGACCAGAAAGAGAGTCTTCCTACCAAATATGGCACCAGGAATGATTACACAAAAGCTATTAAAGCCTTAAAAAAACAGAATATACAAGTGATTGTAGATATTGTGCTGGGGCATAAAGCGGGCGGTGATGAACTGGAAAAGTTTAAAGCAGCCAAAGTAGATGAAAACAACAGGGAAAAGGTTATTTCCGATGTCATTGAGATAGAATCCTATACAAAATTTACATTTCCCGGAAGAGGAAAAAAGCATTCTGATTTTGAATGGAACTTCACCTGTTTCAGCGGAGTGGATTATGCGGAAGGTATGGATTCCCACATTTTTAAGATACAGTCTGAATACGGAAACGACTGGGAAGAAATGATTGACGATGAGAAGGGAAATTACGATTATCTGATGTACAATGACATCGAGCACCGCAATCCTTTTGTCCGTGAAGAGCTCAACAACTGGGCCGAATGGTATTTTAACCTGACGGATTTTGACGGTGTAAGACTGGATGCTTTAAAACATATTTCTTTTGATTTTTATAAGGAATGGCTGACTATGCTTCGTTCCAATTCGGGAAAAAACATTTTCGCAGTCGGTGAATACTGGGCTCCCGGACATCTGTCTCTTCTGCAGAAATATATTGAAGTAACGGAAGGATGCATGAGTCTTTTTGACAGCTCACTGCAGAATAATTTCCATACGGCTTCCCATGAAGGCAGTTCCTATGATTTACGAAGAATTTTTGATGAAACCCTTACTCAGGCAGATCCGCTGCATTCTGTGAGTCTTGTGGATAATCATGATACGCAGCCTCTTCAGGATCTTGAAGCTCCGGTAGAATCATGGTTCAAACCTTTAGCATATGCGCTGATCCTTCTCCGTGAAAATGGCTATCCGTGTGTGTTTTATCCTGATCTTTATGGTGCGCATTATACCGACAAAGGCGGAGACGGTAATGATCAGGAAATCTTCCTGGAGAAAGTTGACGGTATAGAAAAACTTCTTCAGGCGAGAAAAGATCATGCGTACGGAATACAGAGAGATTATTTTGAAGATGCCAACTGCCTAGGCTGGACGCGTGAAGGAGATGCTGAACATTCTGGATGTGCCGTGGTTCTAAGTAATAAAGAGGCGTACAGTAAACCTATGGAAATGGGACAGAATTATATCGGTCAAAATTTCTATGACTTACTTGGAAGATTTGAAGAAAAAGTAATTATTGATGAAAAAGGATGGGGAAATTTCCCTGTTCCGGCAGGAAATGTAAGCGTCTGGATTCCGGAATAA
- a CDS encoding helix-turn-helix domain-containing protein, whose translation MEDQEVEKVSCVSDYNKMVNNETLHPLVSVVDFAKSDPICQYKRTYTFYTVFLKDVICGDMHYGKHSYDYQEGTLVFIAPGQVSGVTNDGNPIQPGGYALLFHPDLIKGTNLGKNINDYSFFSYDVHEALHLSEKEREIILECFKNIKLELEQSIDKHSKSLIVNNIELFLNYCMRFYDRQFMTRDHINQGVIGKFENLVDDYFKSDNPKNIGFPMVNYFAEKLNLSANYFGDLIKKELGVSAQEFIHNKLIDAAKEQILNPSKSISEISYDLGFKYPQHFTRLFKAKVGISPSEYKTLN comes from the coding sequence ATGGAAGATCAGGAAGTTGAGAAAGTGAGCTGTGTTTCGGATTACAATAAAATGGTGAATAATGAAACGCTTCATCCGTTGGTGAGTGTGGTAGATTTTGCAAAATCCGATCCCATTTGTCAGTACAAAAGAACATATACTTTCTATACCGTTTTTCTGAAAGATGTGATCTGTGGCGATATGCATTACGGTAAGCATAGCTATGACTATCAGGAAGGAACACTGGTCTTTATTGCTCCCGGACAGGTAAGCGGAGTCACGAACGACGGAAATCCTATACAGCCGGGTGGGTATGCATTACTGTTTCACCCCGATCTGATCAAAGGAACCAATCTCGGCAAGAACATCAATGATTACAGTTTCTTTTCCTATGACGTTCATGAAGCTTTACATCTTTCAGAAAAAGAAAGAGAGATCATTTTGGAATGTTTTAAAAATATAAAACTTGAACTCGAACAGTCTATCGATAAACACAGCAAATCATTGATTGTTAACAATATTGAATTGTTTTTGAACTACTGCATGCGTTTCTACGACCGCCAGTTTATGACAAGAGATCATATCAATCAGGGGGTAATTGGGAAATTTGAAAACCTGGTGGATGATTATTTTAAATCTGATAACCCTAAAAATATAGGATTCCCGATGGTCAACTATTTTGCAGAAAAGCTTAATCTTTCCGCCAATTACTTTGGAGATCTGATCAAAAAGGAATTGGGCGTTTCCGCTCAGGAATTTATTCATAACAAACTCATTGATGCTGCCAAAGAACAAATCTTAAATCCATCAAAATCCATCAGTGAGATCTCTTACGATCTGGGATTTAAATATCCACAGCATTTTACAAGACTATTTAAAGCTAAAGTTGGGATTTCTCCAAGTGAATATAAAACCTTAAACTGA
- a CDS encoding cupin domain-containing protein, whose translation METFNTKIFPKGEKAPEAYFSGGTAWVQILKPNEDELNCQIGNVTFEPGCRNNWHSHSGGQILIVTSGTGFYQEKGKPAQVLHAGDVVNILPDIIHWHGAGPESEFTHIAINPNTQKGIVEWLDPVSDEEYNNL comes from the coding sequence ATGGAAACATTTAATACAAAGATTTTTCCAAAAGGAGAAAAAGCTCCTGAAGCCTATTTTTCCGGAGGAACAGCCTGGGTACAAATTTTAAAACCCAACGAAGATGAACTGAACTGCCAGATCGGAAATGTTACTTTTGAACCCGGATGCAGAAATAACTGGCATTCCCACAGTGGTGGCCAGATTTTAATTGTAACTTCAGGAACGGGATTTTATCAGGAAAAAGGAAAGCCTGCCCAAGTTTTACATGCCGGAGATGTAGTCAACATTCTTCCTGATATCATTCATTGGCATGGAGCGGGCCCGGAAAGCGAATTTACCCATATCGCGATTAATCCCAATACGCAGAAGGGTATTGTGGAATGGCTGGATCCGGTAAGCGATGAGGAATACAACAATTTATAA
- a CDS encoding NAD(P)-dependent alcohol dehydrogenase yields MSTITVKAYGAESTTADLKEMNIERRATTPKDVEIEILYCGVCHSDLHTARNDWGGSLYPVVPGHEIVGRITNVGSEVSKFKVGDLAAVGCMVDSCGHCDSCKEDLEQYCLNGFTGTYNGKDKHLGGHTFGGYSQKVVVDEHFVLSVPENLDLAAVAPLLCAGITTWSPLRHWKVGPHSKVAVVGLGGLGHMAIKLAKGLGAEVTLFSRTPGKTDDAKQLGADHVVISTDDSQMDTVKGKFDLIIDTVPYEHDINPYMQTLTLNGTLVLVGFVGEFQETEVSTRPMIFQRRSVAGSLIGGIAETQELLDFCGKHNIVSDIELIRMQDINQAYERMIKSDVKYRFVIDMQSL; encoded by the coding sequence ATGAGCACAATCACAGTAAAAGCCTACGGGGCAGAGTCTACGACGGCGGATCTGAAAGAAATGAATATTGAAAGAAGAGCAACCACACCTAAAGATGTAGAAATTGAAATTCTATACTGCGGAGTATGTCACTCTGATCTTCATACGGCAAGAAACGACTGGGGCGGATCTTTATATCCTGTAGTTCCCGGACATGAAATTGTCGGCAGAATTACGAATGTAGGAAGCGAAGTTTCTAAATTTAAAGTAGGTGATCTTGCTGCGGTAGGATGTATGGTGGATTCATGCGGACACTGCGACAGCTGTAAGGAGGATCTTGAGCAATATTGCTTAAACGGATTTACAGGAACTTACAACGGAAAGGACAAACATCTGGGAGGTCATACTTTTGGAGGATACTCTCAGAAAGTAGTTGTTGATGAACATTTTGTTTTAAGTGTACCTGAAAATTTAGATCTTGCAGCAGTAGCCCCGCTTCTTTGTGCGGGTATTACCACGTGGTCTCCATTAAGACACTGGAAAGTGGGACCTCATTCTAAAGTTGCCGTTGTGGGACTGGGCGGATTGGGACACATGGCCATTAAATTAGCAAAAGGATTAGGAGCGGAAGTGACTTTATTCTCAAGAACTCCCGGGAAAACAGATGATGCCAAACAGTTGGGAGCTGATCATGTCGTTATTTCTACTGATGACTCGCAAATGGATACTGTAAAAGGAAAATTTGACCTGATTATTGATACGGTTCCTTATGAGCATGATATCAATCCTTATATGCAGACGCTTACCCTAAACGGAACTTTGGTTCTTGTAGGATTTGTAGGTGAATTCCAGGAAACTGAAGTCAGCACAAGACCTATGATTTTCCAACGCCGTTCTGTTGCAGGTTCATTAATTGGGGGTATTGCTGAAACACAGGAGTTATTGGATTTCTGCGGAAAGCATAATATTGTTTCAGATATTGAGCTGATCAGGATGCAGGATATCAACCAAGCGTATGAAAGAATGATCAAGAGCGATGTGAAATACCGTTTTGTTATTGATATGCAATCTTTGTAA
- a CDS encoding winged helix-turn-helix transcriptional regulator, with the protein MTAIKESSTIQENRKNILEQCPVMYVMEKIGGFWKPIILFQLSTGTKRYSELKRAIPEVTEKMLIQHLKQLEADGLVVRTARPVVPPHVTYELSEAGNRLAPVIDAMADWAFQDMKRAYK; encoded by the coding sequence ATGACAGCAATTAAAGAAAGCTCTACCATTCAGGAGAATAGAAAGAATATATTGGAACAGTGCCCTGTGATGTACGTCATGGAAAAGATTGGAGGTTTTTGGAAGCCTATTATCCTCTTTCAGCTCTCAACTGGCACTAAAAGATACAGTGAACTGAAAAGAGCCATTCCGGAGGTCACAGAAAAAATGTTGATCCAGCATTTAAAACAGCTGGAAGCAGACGGATTGGTAGTCAGAACAGCAAGACCCGTAGTACCGCCTCATGTTACTTATGAATTGAGTGAAGCCGGAAACCGATTGGCACCCGTTATTGATGCTATGGCAGACTGGGCTTTTCAGGATATGAAAAGAGCATATAAATAA
- a CDS encoding NAD(P)H-binding protein, giving the protein MKIIITGSLGNVAKPLAQQLIAEGHHITVISSSETRRNDIESLGAKAAIGSITDVDFLVATFDGADAVFAMTPPIMGETNIIENTISTGKNYAEAITKTQVKRVVMLSSVGADSPVENGPIAGLHHIENIYNGLENTSATFLRAGYFYINLFNDIPLIKNAGIIGGNYSENVDIPLVHPNDIAKAVAEELVKNSSGKNIRYIVSDVRKASDLAKVLGSATGNPALPWVEFTDEQSLDGMLQAGLPQEMSELYVEMGKGIRTGIVQEDFIKHGSPIGGETKLEDFAKEFASKF; this is encoded by the coding sequence ATGAAAATTATCATCACAGGTTCACTAGGGAATGTTGCAAAACCATTGGCACAGCAGTTAATTGCAGAAGGACATCATATCACTGTCATCAGCAGCAGCGAAACAAGAAGAAATGATATTGAATCATTAGGGGCAAAAGCAGCCATTGGTTCTATTACGGATGTCGATTTTTTAGTTGCTACATTTGATGGTGCTGACGCTGTATTTGCAATGACACCTCCAATTATGGGTGAAACTAATATCATTGAAAATACGATCAGTACAGGAAAAAACTATGCTGAAGCTATTACAAAAACACAAGTCAAACGTGTGGTAATGTTAAGCAGTGTAGGAGCAGATTCTCCTGTAGAAAACGGCCCGATTGCAGGACTTCATCATATTGAAAATATTTATAATGGTTTGGAAAACACTTCAGCAACGTTTCTAAGAGCGGGTTATTTTTATATCAATTTATTTAATGATATTCCATTGATCAAAAATGCAGGAATTATCGGTGGGAACTATTCTGAAAATGTAGATATTCCGTTGGTTCATCCTAATGATATCGCTAAAGCTGTTGCAGAAGAACTTGTGAAAAATTCTTCAGGCAAGAATATCCGTTATATTGTAAGTGATGTCCGTAAAGCTTCTGATTTGGCAAAAGTTTTAGGTTCAGCTACTGGAAACCCGGCTTTACCTTGGGTTGAATTTACGGATGAACAGTCTTTAGATGGAATGCTTCAGGCGGGACTGCCTCAGGAAATGTCCGAATTATATGTTGAAATGGGAAAAGGAATCCGTACAGGTATTGTGCAGGAGGATTTTATCAAACACGGCTCACCGATTGGCGGAGAAACTAAACTGGAAGATTTTGCGAAAGAATTTGCATCTAAGTTTTAA
- a CDS encoding ectonucleotide pyrophosphatase/phosphodiesterase has product MKRGIQIVLLLFSLAICAQQASIDTAQVVVTGRANSAEAQAKPYVIMISTDGFRYDYAKKYNAENLLKLASEGVQAEAMIPSYPSITFPNHWSLITGLYPSHHGLIDNFFYDYKRKEPYAMSNKKNAEDGSWYGGTPLWALAEKQGMVSASLMWVGSASDAGGMRPSYYYPYHEKFKPSEKVEKVVNWLKLPAEQRPHFISLYFPEVDGSGHHYGPEAVETENAVHLIDHAMGELVQKVNDLGLKNVNFIFVSDHGMIQVDGGTPLEIPAMLFNKNRFDFYNSQTLLRVYVKNPAEVKAVYKELKACKTDNYEVYLDKKLPKYLHFATKDDRYDRIGQILLIPKAPKIFLEKGKKTSVGKHGYNPKTVPEMKATFYAWGPEFKNNLVINEFANVNVYPLVTEILGLKIDQPIDGKFKVLKEILKDKK; this is encoded by the coding sequence ATGAAGCGAGGAATACAAATTGTGCTGCTGCTTTTTTCTTTGGCGATCTGCGCTCAGCAGGCAAGTATAGATACAGCTCAGGTAGTTGTTACTGGCCGTGCCAACAGTGCTGAGGCACAGGCTAAACCTTATGTAATCATGATCTCCACAGACGGTTTCCGTTATGATTATGCTAAAAAATACAATGCAGAAAATCTTCTGAAATTAGCTTCTGAAGGTGTTCAGGCTGAAGCGATGATTCCAAGTTACCCCAGTATTACTTTCCCCAATCACTGGAGTCTGATTACCGGACTCTATCCTTCACATCATGGATTGATTGATAATTTTTTCTATGATTACAAAAGAAAAGAACCTTATGCGATGAGCAATAAGAAAAATGCTGAAGATGGCAGCTGGTATGGCGGAACTCCGCTTTGGGCACTCGCTGAAAAGCAGGGAATGGTTTCAGCTTCCCTGATGTGGGTAGGATCTGCAAGTGATGCAGGAGGAATGAGACCATCGTACTACTATCCGTATCATGAGAAATTCAAACCCTCTGAAAAAGTAGAGAAAGTAGTGAACTGGCTGAAATTACCTGCAGAACAGAGACCCCATTTCATCTCGCTTTATTTCCCGGAAGTCGATGGGAGTGGGCATCATTACGGACCGGAAGCTGTAGAAACAGAAAATGCAGTCCATTTGATTGATCATGCAATGGGTGAGCTTGTTCAGAAAGTGAATGATTTAGGATTAAAAAATGTAAACTTTATCTTCGTTTCCGATCACGGAATGATACAGGTAGATGGAGGCACGCCGTTGGAGATCCCTGCCATGCTTTTCAATAAAAACAGATTTGATTTTTATAATTCTCAGACCCTTCTGAGAGTTTATGTCAAAAATCCTGCTGAGGTGAAAGCAGTGTATAAAGAATTGAAAGCCTGCAAAACGGATAACTATGAAGTATACTTAGATAAAAAATTACCCAAATACTTACATTTTGCAACGAAAGACGACAGATATGACAGAATTGGTCAGATCCTTCTGATTCCAAAAGCTCCCAAAATATTTCTAGAAAAAGGAAAGAAAACATCCGTTGGAAAACACGGTTACAATCCAAAAACAGTTCCTGAAATGAAAGCTACTTTCTATGCCTGGGGCCCTGAGTTTAAAAATAACTTAGTAATCAATGAATTTGCTAATGTGAATGTATATCCCTTGGTCACTGAAATATTGGGATTAAAAATTGATCAGCCTATCGATGGAAAGTTTAAGGTTTTAAAAGAAATTTTGAAGGACAAAAAATAA
- a CDS encoding GNAT family N-acetyltransferase, with the protein MEIRILRNINVEELLSVFNTSFSDYIVPFHLSLEQLESKIVADKIDMNLSVGTFESEKLVGFILNAKKEKDGKYTVYNAGTGVIPEYRGQGLVRKMYDYVLPVLNEIHTEALTLEVIEGNVPAIRAYEHLGFKITRKLLCFNGIIDLEEKNSEIRLEEIDHFQWEIFQSFWDIQPSWQSSIMVLEQIRRQCCILGGYKDEQLVGYAVYNPAVRKIYQIAVDKNYRKQGIGTKLFSRIGNIVKGQAVSFNNVDDVSENTSAFLSNTIGLKNWVSQFEMKKDL; encoded by the coding sequence ATGGAAATCAGAATTTTAAGAAATATCAATGTAGAAGAACTTTTATCTGTGTTTAACACTTCTTTTTCAGATTATATCGTTCCGTTTCATTTATCACTGGAACAGCTTGAATCAAAAATTGTAGCAGATAAAATAGATATGAACCTTTCTGTAGGTACATTTGAATCAGAAAAGCTGGTAGGATTTATTCTTAATGCTAAAAAAGAGAAAGATGGAAAGTATACCGTATATAATGCTGGAACAGGTGTAATTCCTGAATACAGAGGGCAGGGGCTGGTAAGAAAAATGTATGACTATGTTCTTCCTGTCTTAAATGAAATACATACAGAAGCACTCACTCTTGAAGTGATTGAAGGAAATGTTCCTGCGATCAGAGCATATGAACATTTAGGCTTCAAAATTACCCGGAAATTGCTGTGTTTTAACGGAATAATTGATCTTGAAGAAAAGAATTCTGAAATACGGCTGGAAGAAATAGACCATTTTCAATGGGAAATTTTTCAGTCTTTCTGGGATATCCAACCCTCATGGCAGAGTTCAATAATGGTGCTTGAACAAATTCGCCGGCAGTGTTGTATTCTTGGAGGATATAAAGATGAGCAGCTTGTAGGATATGCTGTTTATAATCCTGCAGTCAGAAAAATCTATCAGATAGCTGTTGATAAAAATTATAGAAAGCAGGGGATTGGTACAAAATTGTTCAGTCGTATCGGAAATATAGTGAAAGGCCAGGCCGTATCTTTCAATAATGTGGATGATGTTTCAGAAAATACGTCTGCTTTTCTCAGTAATACAATAGGTCTTAAAAACTGGGTGTCACAGTTTGAAATGAAGAAGGATCTTTAG
- a CDS encoding T9SS type A sorting domain-containing protein — MKKVLLILSVALANFAWAQFTTGTVSLPAAGMTAKITTTATQVTLTLTGDSNSMLGIGFGGNGVDSGGMANGSDGFIYSSATARDYTFIGMTTPTADAAQDWTVTSNTIAGTTRTIVATRSLTGGTGDFAFANTTSSINVFYARRFGNLGLGYHGGDRDYAVLSRTVLGTSEAVAESKKTILYPNPAKEMVSFKNADKVKSVDIYESAGRKVKSVKPDGENIDVRDLKPGIYYFEITLKDGSMSYEKLIKE, encoded by the coding sequence ATGAAAAAAGTTTTACTAATACTTAGTGTTGCTCTAGCTAATTTTGCTTGGGCTCAGTTTACGACAGGAACGGTTAGCCTGCCAGCTGCCGGTATGACAGCAAAGATTACAACAACGGCCACCCAGGTGACCCTTACACTGACTGGTGACAGCAATTCAATGCTTGGAATAGGCTTTGGAGGAAACGGAGTAGATTCAGGAGGGATGGCTAATGGATCTGACGGTTTTATTTATAGCTCTGCTACCGCAAGAGATTATACTTTTATCGGGATGACGACTCCTACCGCAGATGCTGCTCAGGATTGGACTGTGACTTCAAATACGATTGCCGGAACGACAAGAACCATAGTCGCTACCAGAAGCCTTACCGGAGGTACAGGTGATTTTGCTTTTGCCAACACCACTTCCTCTATCAATGTTTTTTATGCAAGAAGATTTGGAAATCTGGGACTTGGCTATCATGGAGGGGATAGAGATTATGCAGTATTAAGCAGAACCGTATTGGGTACAAGCGAAGCCGTTGCAGAAAGCAAAAAAACGATTCTTTATCCAAATCCTGCTAAAGAAATGGTAAGCTTTAAAAATGCAGATAAAGTGAAATCTGTTGATATTTATGAATCAGCAGGAAGAAAAGTAAAATCTGTAAAACCTGACGGAGAAAATATTGATGTCAGAGATTTAAAGCCCGGTATTTATTATTTCGAGATTACTTTGAAAGATGGAAGTATGTCTTATGAAAAACTGATCAAAGAGTAA
- a CDS encoding ankyrin repeat domain-containing protein — protein MKKIIFIISVFLNLFLISAQEKAKSIFDIARSGTVNEVKDLMKQDPDIINQTNENGFSSLILACYRGNTEVAKFLMDNVKDINYKSKEGTALAGLSVKYNKDLVAYLLSKNADPNIADATGSTPLFWAVKFGNRELIEMLLNHKADKSKKDSMGMTPFEYALQTNNKEIINLLKN, from the coding sequence ATGAAAAAGATCATCTTCATCATAAGTGTTTTCCTGAATTTATTTTTGATATCTGCTCAGGAAAAAGCAAAATCAATATTTGATATTGCCAGAAGCGGAACGGTGAATGAAGTGAAAGACCTCATGAAACAGGATCCGGATATTATCAATCAAACCAATGAAAATGGCTTCTCGTCTCTTATTCTGGCATGCTACAGAGGGAATACGGAAGTCGCTAAATTTTTGATGGATAATGTAAAAGATATTAATTATAAAAGTAAAGAAGGAACTGCTTTAGCAGGACTTTCTGTAAAATATAATAAAGATTTGGTAGCCTATTTATTAAGCAAAAATGCAGATCCAAATATCGCAGATGCCACGGGATCCACCCCTCTGTTCTGGGCAGTAAAGTTCGGGAACAGGGAATTGATCGAAATGCTGCTTAACCATAAAGCAGACAAATCTAAAAAAGATTCAATGGGAATGACTCCCTTTGAGTATGCTTTACAGACCAATAATAAAGAAATCATCAACCTATTAAAAAATTAA